The proteins below come from a single Natrinema sp. SYSU A 869 genomic window:
- a CDS encoding elongation factor EF-2, with product MGRRKKIVQECERLMDDPENIRNIAIAAHVDHGKTTLTDNLLAGAGMISDETAGEQLAMDTEEDEQERGITIDAANVSMTHEYEDQNHLINLIDTPGHVDFGGDVTRAMRAVDGALVVVDAVEGAMPQTETVLRQALREGVKPTLFINKVDRLISELQEGPEEMQERLLSVIRDVNELIRGMTEDMDDIDDWTVSVEGGTVGFGSALYKWGVSMPSMQRTGMDFAEIMELERADKRQELHERTPLSDVVLDMVCEHFPNPINAQPRRIPRIWRGDAESELADSMRLVNEDGEVVLMVTDIAMDPHAGEVASGRVFSGTLEKGQELYVSGTAGKNRIQSVGVYMGGEREEVDEVPAGNIAAVTGLKDAIAGSTVSSTEMTPFETIEHISEPVITKSVEAKNMDDLPKLIETLRQVSKEDPTIQIEINEETGEHLISGQGELHLEVITQRIEKNQGIPVNTGEPIVVYREQPQEPSDQVEGISPNRHNRFYISIEPMTDDLVETIQRGEASMDMPEQDRREALQEAGMDKDTSQNVEHMHGTNILIDDTKGIQHLNETMELVIEGLEDALDNGPLANEPVQGTLIRLHDARLHEDTIHRGPAQVIPATRNALHKSLIDGKIKMLEPMQDVRIDVPNDHMGAASGEIQGRRGRVDDMYQEGDLMVVEGIAPVGEMIGFASDIRSATEGRASWNTENAGFEVMSNSLQRDKIMEIRERKGMKLELPPSIDYI from the coding sequence ATGGGCCGACGCAAGAAGATCGTCCAAGAGTGTGAACGGCTGATGGACGACCCGGAGAACATCCGGAACATCGCCATCGCCGCTCACGTTGACCACGGGAAAACAACCCTTACAGACAATCTGCTGGCTGGTGCCGGCATGATCTCCGACGAGACTGCCGGTGAGCAGCTCGCGATGGACACCGAAGAAGACGAGCAGGAACGCGGGATTACCATCGACGCGGCGAACGTTTCGATGACTCACGAGTACGAGGATCAGAACCACCTCATCAACCTCATCGACACGCCGGGCCACGTCGACTTCGGTGGCGACGTGACGCGAGCGATGCGCGCCGTCGACGGTGCGCTCGTCGTCGTCGACGCCGTCGAAGGGGCGATGCCCCAGACCGAGACGGTGCTACGCCAGGCACTCCGCGAGGGCGTCAAGCCGACCCTGTTCATCAACAAGGTCGACCGCCTCATCTCCGAGCTCCAGGAGGGGCCCGAGGAGATGCAGGAGCGACTCCTCTCCGTCATCCGCGACGTCAACGAACTCATCCGCGGGATGACCGAGGACATGGACGATATCGACGACTGGACCGTTTCAGTCGAAGGGGGAACCGTCGGCTTTGGGTCCGCACTGTACAAGTGGGGCGTCTCCATGCCGTCGATGCAGCGTACCGGCATGGACTTCGCCGAAATCATGGAACTCGAGCGCGCCGACAAGCGCCAGGAGCTCCACGAGCGAACGCCGCTGTCGGACGTCGTGCTCGACATGGTCTGTGAGCACTTCCCAAATCCGATCAATGCACAGCCCCGTCGTATTCCGCGCATCTGGCGTGGCGACGCCGAGTCGGAACTGGCTGATTCGATGCGCCTCGTCAACGAGGACGGCGAGGTCGTCCTGATGGTTACCGACATCGCGATGGACCCCCACGCCGGTGAAGTCGCATCCGGCCGCGTCTTCTCCGGGACCCTCGAGAAGGGACAGGAGCTCTACGTCTCCGGGACTGCGGGCAAGAACCGCATCCAGTCCGTCGGCGTCTACATGGGCGGTGAGCGCGAGGAGGTGGACGAAGTTCCTGCAGGGAACATCGCCGCCGTCACCGGTCTCAAGGACGCAATCGCCGGTTCGACCGTCTCCAGTACCGAGATGACGCCGTTCGAGACGATCGAGCACATCTCCGAGCCGGTCATTACGAAGTCCGTCGAGGCAAAGAACATGGACGACCTGCCGAAGCTGATCGAGACGCTCCGACAGGTCTCCAAGGAGGACCCGACGATCCAGATCGAGATCAACGAGGAGACGGGCGAACACCTGATCTCTGGACAGGGTGAACTCCACCTCGAGGTCATCACCCAGCGTATCGAGAAGAATCAGGGCATTCCGGTCAACACCGGTGAGCCGATCGTCGTCTACCGCGAGCAGCCCCAGGAGCCCAGCGACCAGGTCGAGGGCATCTCGCCGAACCGTCACAACCGCTTCTACATCTCCATCGAACCGATGACGGACGACCTCGTCGAGACGATTCAGCGCGGCGAGGCCTCGATGGACATGCCCGAGCAGGATCGCCGTGAAGCCCTGCAGGAGGCCGGTATGGACAAGGATACGTCCCAGAACGTCGAGCACATGCACGGGACGAACATCCTCATCGACGACACGAAGGGTATCCAGCACCTGAACGAGACGATGGAACTCGTCATCGAAGGCCTCGAGGACGCCCTCGACAACGGTCCACTGGCAAACGAGCCGGTGCAGGGGACGCTCATCCGTCTCCACGACGCGCGACTCCACGAGGACACCATCCACCGCGGTCCGGCACAGGTCATCCCCGCGACCCGGAACGCGCTCCACAAGTCGCTAATCGACGGCAAGATCAAGATGCTCGAGCCGATGCAGGACGTTCGTATCGACGTGCCCAACGACCACATGGGCGCTGCATCCGGCGAGATTCAGGGTCGTCGTGGCCGCGTCGACGACATGTACCAAGAAGGCGACCTCATGGTCGTCGAGGGCATCGCACCCGTCGGCGAGATGATCGGCTTCGCGAGCGACATCCGCTCCGCGACCGAGGGTCGTGCCTCCTGGAACACCGAGAACGCCGGTTTCGAGGTCATGTCCAACTCGCTTCAGCGTGACAAGATCATGGAGATCCGCGAGCGCAAGGGTATGAAGCTCGAGCTGCCGCCAAGTATCGACTACATCTAA
- a CDS encoding DUF5781 family protein produces the protein MDIRMQGPGPTSPFLSARDLFETEQDLSLPVHVTLQDDPDERTWAAHYDDHHVLNISRQAASSAMARELALHEFAHMARHEQQHPSHIQSTEEVLYLALAGKSVERRKLSHCYQIANHMKDIYADDITLSVGPGEKLLSFLESSLAAAVADRPETPSRPGFERLSASADPEITAVNAAFALALAERHDLVDEDHRLYDLAHAAAMDAPEIDFEGFKCRFRELAREPDTSTYRQVLVDATRSYVGRGSRAAD, from the coding sequence ATGGATATCCGCATGCAGGGACCGGGCCCGACCTCTCCATTCCTCAGTGCCCGCGACCTTTTCGAAACCGAACAGGATCTCTCGCTGCCGGTCCACGTCACCCTCCAGGACGATCCCGACGAACGGACCTGGGCCGCCCACTACGACGATCATCACGTCCTGAACATCTCGAGACAGGCCGCCTCGTCAGCCATGGCCCGCGAACTCGCGCTCCACGAGTTCGCCCACATGGCCCGCCACGAACAGCAACACCCCTCCCACATCCAGTCCACCGAAGAAGTCCTCTACCTCGCGCTGGCCGGCAAGAGCGTCGAACGGCGCAAGCTTTCCCACTGCTATCAGATTGCAAACCACATGAAGGACATCTACGCCGACGATATCACGCTCTCGGTCGGGCCCGGCGAGAAGTTGCTCTCGTTTCTCGAGTCCAGCCTCGCGGCGGCCGTCGCCGATCGGCCCGAGACGCCGTCCCGCCCCGGGTTCGAGCGACTATCTGCGAGCGCCGATCCCGAGATCACGGCGGTAAACGCGGCCTTCGCGTTGGCGCTCGCAGAGCGACACGACCTCGTCGATGAGGACCATCGATTGTATGACCTCGCACACGCGGCCGCGATGGACGCCCCCGAAATCGACTTCGAGGGGTTCAAATGCCGATTCCGAGAACTCGCACGGGAACCCGACACGAGCACCTATCGACAGGTGCTCGTCGACGCGACGCGCTCGTACGTTGGCAGAGGGAGTCGCGCCGCAGACTAA
- a CDS encoding 30S ribosomal protein S7 encodes MAAEDQPDPDAPAGGADVSAKLFGTWELGELEYADPSTERYITVTPVAHTAGRHAGKQFKKSQISIVERFINRLMQTEENTGKKQKTLNYVRDAFEIIHERTEDNPIQVLVTAVENAAPREETVRLKYGGISVPKAVDVAPQRRVDQSLKFLAEGVYNASFKTTTDVEEAIANQLIGGANYDVQTYAVSQKEEKERVAAAAR; translated from the coding sequence ATGGCGGCAGAAGATCAACCGGACCCGGACGCCCCGGCCGGTGGCGCAGACGTTTCGGCGAAGCTCTTCGGCACGTGGGAACTCGGCGAACTCGAGTACGCCGACCCCTCGACCGAGCGCTACATCACGGTGACCCCCGTCGCTCACACCGCGGGTCGCCACGCCGGCAAGCAGTTCAAGAAGTCCCAGATCTCTATCGTCGAGCGGTTCATCAATCGGCTGATGCAGACCGAGGAGAACACGGGTAAGAAGCAGAAGACGCTCAATTACGTTCGTGATGCCTTCGAAATCATCCACGAGCGGACCGAGGACAACCCGATTCAGGTGCTCGTCACGGCCGTCGAGAACGCGGCCCCGCGAGAGGAGACCGTCCGCCTGAAGTACGGTGGCATCTCGGTGCCGAAGGCCGTCGACGTCGCCCCGCAGCGCCGCGTCGACCAGTCGCTGAAGTTCCTCGCGGAAGGCGTCTACAACGCCTCGTTCAAGACCACTACGGACGTTGAGGAGGCCATCGCCAACCAGCTTATTGGTGGGGCCAACTACGATGTCCAGACTTACGCGGTCAGCCAGAAAGAGGAGAAAGAGCGCGTCGCGGCAGCAGCTCGCTAA
- a CDS encoding 30S ribosomal protein S12, whose translation MANGKYAARKLKKDRQNQRWSDSDYARRARGLREKSDPLEGAPQARGIVLEKVGIEAKQPNSAIRKCVRVQLIKNGKQVTAFCPGDGAISFIDEHDEVTIAGIGGAKGRAMGDLSGVNYKVDKVNGVALKELVRGNAEKPVR comes from the coding sequence ATGGCAAACGGCAAATACGCCGCGCGCAAGCTCAAGAAGGACCGCCAGAATCAGCGGTGGTCCGACTCGGACTACGCGCGCCGCGCCCGCGGACTTCGCGAGAAGTCTGACCCCCTCGAGGGTGCACCCCAAGCTCGCGGTATCGTACTCGAAAAGGTCGGCATCGAAGCCAAACAGCCTAACTCGGCAATTCGGAAGTGTGTCCGAGTGCAGCTGATCAAGAACGGCAAGCAGGTCACCGCGTTCTGTCCCGGTGACGGCGCAATCTCGTTCATCGACGAACACGACGAAGTCACCATCGCCGGGATCGGTGGGGCCAAGGGTCGTGCGATGGGTGACCTCTCCGGTGTCAACTACAAGGTCGACAAGGTCAACGGCGTCGCCCTGAAGGAACTCGTTCGCGGAAACGCAGAAAAACCGGTGCGATAA
- a CDS encoding 4-vinyl reductase: protein MATIDTVFVTTSWFKRLIGGSGEKSQSSEQLPTVDDRIGFDGSLEDAEVIGRSPLSYIAAGESVSSFVGKQITSKLAEHGLEDIESDEWYPLEIPLAMLYDMRDEYGSVRMQNMGQNVPQHVEFPPELSEVDNALRAIDTAYHQNHRGSEIGSYEFQKEGPNEGVMVCENPYPCEFDKGLIRGVAKKFANNPVEVEEVGDQCRSDGDQRCEYRIKWI from the coding sequence ATGGCTACAATCGATACAGTGTTTGTTACTACATCCTGGTTCAAGCGACTCATCGGGGGTTCTGGCGAGAAGTCTCAGTCCAGCGAACAGTTGCCGACAGTAGACGATCGCATCGGGTTCGATGGATCGCTCGAGGACGCGGAAGTAATCGGTCGGAGTCCCCTTTCGTACATTGCTGCAGGCGAATCAGTCTCGTCGTTCGTAGGGAAACAGATCACCAGTAAACTCGCCGAACACGGGCTCGAGGACATCGAGTCTGACGAGTGGTACCCGCTCGAAATCCCGCTTGCCATGCTGTACGATATGCGTGATGAGTATGGTTCCGTCAGAATGCAAAATATGGGGCAAAACGTCCCTCAACACGTCGAATTTCCGCCGGAGCTTTCCGAGGTCGATAACGCGTTACGGGCGATCGATACGGCGTATCACCAGAACCACCGCGGCAGCGAAATCGGATCCTACGAGTTCCAGAAAGAGGGACCGAACGAGGGAGTGATGGTCTGTGAGAATCCCTATCCGTGTGAATTCGATAAGGGACTCATCAGGGGCGTCGCGAAGAAGTTCGCTAACAACCCCGTCGAGGTCGAGGAAGTCGGCGACCAGTGTCGGTCGGACGGCGATCAGCGCTGTGAGTACCGCATTAAGTGGATCTGA
- a CDS encoding aldehyde dehydrogenase family protein, giving the protein MTDGSKLSAEERDVDELDITPETGWNALYLDGEWIPAGDRDRIDVENPATRTTLTTVPSGTEDDVDEAYTTAEEAQEEWGERPPQERAAIVSEACELLGKYADDLATLFAVECGGVQLKADFETQLAQGTMEVGAGLAMRDGGRRKDSVTPGKENLLVREPAGVVGVITPWNFPLYLTSRVVAPAIALGNSVVVKPDEHTPITGGLVLAKVFEEAGLPDGVLNVVPGYGHEIGDHFSGHSVPSVMSFTGSSEVGRGVGQRAVGAYTEPALELGGNNAHVVLSDADLERAIDAGAFGSFTHQGQECISINRHLVHESLYDEYVAGLADRAEQLPIGNPLEEGTLVGPVINESQRDKIVGFVEESIEHGATVETGGNHDGLFIEPTVLSDVTGDMPVACNEHFGPVAPVIPFETDEEAIRIVNDTEYGLSGSVHSTDVGRARDVADAMETGMVHINDQPLNDEPHVAFGGVGASGMGRYNDEWIMDTLTTLKWISIQREPREYPY; this is encoded by the coding sequence ATGACGGATGGAAGCAAGTTATCTGCCGAAGAGAGAGACGTGGACGAACTCGATATCACGCCGGAAACCGGGTGGAACGCGCTGTATCTCGACGGAGAGTGGATTCCAGCTGGCGATCGGGACCGAATCGATGTCGAAAATCCCGCGACACGGACGACGCTGACGACGGTTCCCTCGGGGACCGAGGACGACGTCGACGAGGCATATACGACTGCGGAGGAGGCCCAAGAGGAGTGGGGGGAGCGACCCCCGCAGGAGCGTGCTGCGATCGTCTCCGAAGCCTGTGAGTTACTGGGCAAGTACGCCGACGATCTCGCGACGCTGTTCGCGGTTGAGTGCGGCGGGGTCCAGCTAAAAGCCGATTTCGAGACCCAGCTCGCACAAGGCACGATGGAGGTTGGCGCTGGACTGGCGATGCGCGACGGCGGCCGCCGCAAGGACTCGGTCACGCCCGGCAAGGAGAACCTGCTTGTACGCGAACCGGCCGGCGTCGTCGGCGTCATCACGCCGTGGAACTTCCCGCTGTACCTCACCAGCCGAGTCGTCGCGCCCGCCATCGCACTGGGCAATAGCGTGGTAGTAAAGCCGGACGAGCACACTCCGATAACGGGCGGGCTCGTGCTCGCGAAGGTCTTCGAGGAGGCCGGCCTCCCGGACGGCGTCCTGAACGTCGTCCCTGGCTACGGCCACGAGATCGGCGACCACTTCTCGGGACATTCGGTTCCGTCGGTGATGTCGTTTACCGGTTCCTCGGAAGTGGGCCGAGGCGTCGGCCAGCGTGCCGTCGGAGCGTACACGGAACCCGCGCTCGAACTGGGCGGGAACAACGCTCACGTCGTGCTGTCGGACGCCGACCTAGAGCGTGCGATCGACGCCGGCGCGTTCGGATCGTTCACCCACCAGGGACAGGAGTGCATCTCAATCAACCGCCACCTGGTTCACGAATCGCTGTACGACGAGTACGTAGCGGGGCTGGCCGACCGCGCCGAGCAACTCCCCATCGGTAATCCGCTCGAGGAGGGGACGCTGGTCGGACCGGTCATCAACGAGAGCCAGCGTGACAAGATCGTCGGGTTCGTCGAGGAGTCGATAGAGCACGGCGCGACGGTCGAGACTGGTGGCAACCACGATGGCCTGTTCATCGAACCCACGGTGTTATCGGACGTCACCGGTGATATGCCGGTCGCCTGTAACGAGCACTTCGGGCCGGTTGCGCCGGTCATCCCCTTCGAGACCGACGAGGAGGCGATCCGGATCGTCAACGACACCGAGTACGGCCTGTCTGGATCGGTTCATTCGACGGACGTGGGGCGGGCACGTGACGTGGCCGACGCGATGGAGACGGGCATGGTCCACATCAACGACCAGCCGTTGAACGACGAGCCGCACGTCGCATTCGGCGGTGTCGGTGCGTCGGGCATGGGCCGGTACAACGACGAGTGGATCATGGACACCTTGACGACGTTGAAGTGGATCTCGATCCAGCGCGAACCCCGTGAGTATCCGTACTGA
- a CDS encoding NusA-like transcription termination signal-binding factor has protein sequence MGVTLDDDARKYLAVFEDVTGVDGRDCLVTEGGDRLLIVVASGGMGEAIGPGGRTVKRFEERVDAQVRLVEDADDPEAFVANVLAPAAVYNVTISENNDIVAYVEVAEDDHGIAIGTDGRTIDAARRLVDRHFGIDDMQLI, from the coding sequence ATGGGCGTTACCCTCGATGACGACGCCCGGAAGTATCTCGCCGTGTTCGAGGACGTGACAGGCGTTGACGGCCGAGATTGTCTCGTCACCGAGGGCGGTGACCGTCTCCTGATCGTCGTCGCCAGTGGCGGGATGGGCGAAGCGATCGGTCCTGGCGGCCGGACGGTAAAGCGGTTCGAAGAACGGGTCGACGCTCAGGTTCGACTCGTCGAAGACGCGGACGATCCGGAGGCGTTCGTCGCGAACGTGCTCGCGCCGGCGGCAGTGTACAACGTCACGATCAGCGAGAACAACGATATCGTCGCCTACGTGGAAGTCGCCGAAGACGACCACGGTATCGCGATCGGTACGGACGGGCGGACGATCGACGCCGCTCGACGGCTTGTAGATCGTCATTTCGGAATCGACGACATGCAACTCATCTGA
- the rpoA2 gene encoding DNA-directed RNA polymerase subunit A'': MTNVEYNVDDDTIAVVEDTDLPRRLKDEVYETLEAREGATTEEADELAKAVETRYLDTRVDPLDPVGTVSAQSIGEPGTQLTMNTFHYAGVAEIDVTQGLPRLIELVDARKTPDTPMMTIYLEDEYATEREKAHEVVWNIEATQILALGDVSTNVADMRVQISLNEDTLQERMITAEEVAGIIEDSLGVKTVQQGAQIEFGPEEPSYRDLLQLVEELRDITFKGIEEVSRVVIRREELDNGNEEFVLYTEGSAFGDALEIEGVDASRTTCNNIHEIHRNLGIEAAREAIIEETNNTLAEQGLDDVNVRHLMLVADMMTNRGEIESIGRHGISGSKESVLARAAFEVTVNHLLNAAIHGEVDDLDGVTENVIVGKPIKLGTGDVDLRMGSTTSGSGQAD; this comes from the coding sequence ATGACTAACGTCGAGTACAACGTCGACGACGATACGATCGCAGTCGTCGAGGACACCGACCTCCCCCGGCGGCTCAAAGACGAGGTCTACGAGACGCTCGAGGCCCGCGAGGGCGCAACCACCGAGGAAGCCGACGAACTCGCGAAGGCTGTCGAGACCCGCTATCTCGATACCCGTGTCGATCCGCTCGACCCCGTCGGGACGGTCTCGGCGCAGTCGATCGGCGAACCCGGGACGCAGCTGACGATGAACACGTTCCACTACGCCGGCGTCGCCGAGATCGACGTGACCCAGGGGCTGCCCCGGCTGATCGAGCTGGTCGACGCTCGAAAGACGCCGGACACGCCGATGATGACCATCTACCTCGAGGACGAGTACGCGACCGAACGCGAGAAGGCCCACGAGGTCGTCTGGAACATCGAGGCGACCCAGATCCTCGCACTGGGCGACGTCTCGACGAACGTCGCGGACATGCGCGTCCAGATCTCGCTCAACGAGGACACGCTCCAGGAACGGATGATCACGGCCGAGGAAGTCGCCGGAATCATTGAGGACTCGCTTGGTGTGAAGACGGTTCAGCAGGGGGCCCAGATCGAATTCGGCCCCGAGGAGCCATCCTACCGCGATCTCCTCCAGCTTGTCGAGGAGCTCCGCGACATCACGTTCAAGGGAATCGAGGAGGTCTCGCGGGTCGTCATCCGTCGGGAAGAACTCGACAACGGCAACGAGGAGTTCGTCCTCTACACCGAGGGATCGGCCTTCGGCGACGCCTTAGAGATCGAGGGCGTCGATGCCTCGCGAACGACGTGTAACAATATCCACGAGATTCACCGCAACCTCGGCATCGAGGCGGCCCGCGAAGCGATCATCGAGGAGACGAACAACACGCTCGCCGAGCAGGGACTGGATGACGTGAACGTCCGGCACCTGATGCTCGTCGCGGACATGATGACGAACCGCGGCGAGATTGAGTCGATCGGTCGTCACGGGATTTCGGGATCGAAGGAATCGGTATTGGCTCGTGCGGCGTTCGAGGTGACGGTCAACCACCTGCTCAACGCCGCGATCCATGGCGAGGTCGACGATCTCGACGGTGTGACGGAGAACGTCATCGTCGGCAAGCCGATCAAGCTCGGGACCGGTGACGTCGATCTCAGGATGGGATCGACGACCTCCGGCAGCGGTCAGGCAGACTAA
- a CDS encoding DNA-directed RNA polymerase subunit A', which produces MQDTTPKDIGSLSFGLMEPEEYREMSATKIITADTYDDDGFPIDMGLMDPRLGVIDPGLECKTCGKHSGSCNGHFGHIELAAPVIHVGFTKLIRRLLRGTCRECSRLLLTEDERDEFHGQLDESRKLSRDLNDVTKAAIRQARKKDQCPFCGEIQYDIDHEKPTTYYEVQQVLTSEYSQRIAGAMQGDEEEGVERTTPDELAEKTDIELTRVNEILSGSFRPRESQRKAIEKALDIDLTEEDTNKLMPSDIRDWFENIPDKDIEVLGINPERSRPEWMILTVLPVPPVTARPSITLDNGQRSEDDLTHKLVDIIRINQRFMENREAGAPQLIIEDLWELLQYHVTTFMDNEISGTPPARHRSGRPLKTLSQRLKGKEGRFRGSLSGKRVNFSARTVISPDPTLSLNEVGVPDRVAKEMTQTMNVTERNLQDARRFVSNGPEGHPGANYVRRPDGRRLKVTEKNCEQLAEKVEAGWEVNRHLIDGDIVIFNRQPSLHRMSIMAHEVVVMPYKTFRLNTVVCPPYNADFDGDEMNMHALQNEEARAEARVLMRVQEQMLSPRFGENIIGAIQDHISGMYLLTHDNPRFNETQALDLLRATRIDELPEPSGIDDEGTPFWTGYDVFSELLPDDLNLEFTGTIGDEVIVEEGQLLQGTIAEDEVGEFGGEIVDTITKVYGNTRARIFVNEVSTLAMRAIMHFGFSIGIDDETIPEEAQARIDETIDDANDRVEELIEAYDRDELESLPGRTIDETLEMKIMQTLSRARDNAGNIADEHFQDDNPAVVMANSGARGSMLNLTQMAGAVGQQAVRGERINRGYEDRTLSHYEPNDLSAEAHGFVENSYTSGLTPREFFFHAMGGREGLVDTAVRTSKSGYLQRRLINALSELETQYDGTVRDTSDTIVQFEFGEDGTSPVKVSSDEDNDIDVEHIASRVLDSEFDSVEDREEFLGSKPRPTNLSEHADDRLTEGTEVTSDD; this is translated from the coding sequence ATGCAAGATACGACACCCAAAGACATCGGTTCGCTCTCCTTCGGGCTCATGGAGCCCGAGGAGTACCGGGAGATGAGCGCGACGAAGATCATCACTGCCGACACCTACGACGACGACGGGTTCCCCATCGATATGGGTCTGATGGACCCGCGTCTCGGCGTGATCGACCCCGGCCTCGAGTGCAAGACCTGCGGCAAACACTCCGGCTCCTGTAACGGCCATTTCGGCCACATCGAACTGGCTGCGCCCGTAATTCACGTCGGGTTCACGAAACTCATCCGGCGGCTCCTGCGAGGGACCTGTCGGGAGTGTTCGAGACTCCTCCTTACCGAGGACGAACGTGACGAGTTCCACGGCCAACTCGACGAGTCTCGGAAGCTGAGCCGGGATCTCAACGACGTGACCAAGGCCGCGATTCGGCAGGCCCGGAAGAAGGATCAGTGTCCGTTCTGTGGCGAAATCCAGTACGACATTGACCACGAGAAGCCGACGACCTACTACGAGGTCCAGCAAGTTCTGACCAGCGAGTACTCCCAGCGCATCGCCGGCGCGATGCAGGGCGACGAGGAGGAAGGCGTCGAGCGGACGACGCCGGACGAACTCGCCGAGAAAACGGATATCGAACTCACTCGAGTCAACGAGATCCTCTCCGGCTCCTTCCGCCCGCGGGAGAGTCAGCGGAAGGCGATCGAGAAGGCTCTGGACATCGATCTGACCGAGGAGGACACGAACAAGCTGATGCCAAGCGACATCCGGGACTGGTTCGAGAACATCCCGGACAAGGACATCGAGGTACTCGGAATCAACCCCGAGCGCTCCCGTCCCGAGTGGATGATCCTCACCGTCCTCCCCGTGCCACCGGTCACCGCGCGACCGTCGATCACGCTGGACAACGGCCAGCGCTCCGAGGACGACCTCACGCACAAGCTGGTCGACATCATCCGAATCAACCAGCGGTTCATGGAGAACCGTGAGGCCGGTGCACCCCAGCTGATCATTGAGGACCTCTGGGAACTGCTCCAGTACCACGTCACGACGTTCATGGACAACGAAATCTCAGGGACGCCGCCGGCTCGACACCGCTCCGGTCGGCCACTCAAGACGCTTTCCCAGCGTCTCAAGGGCAAGGAGGGCCGCTTCCGTGGCTCGCTGTCCGGGAAACGTGTAAACTTCTCCGCCCGTACCGTCATCTCGCCGGACCCGACCCTCTCGCTGAACGAGGTCGGCGTGCCGGATCGCGTTGCCAAGGAGATGACCCAGACGATGAACGTCACCGAGCGCAACCTCCAGGACGCCCGCCGATTCGTTTCGAACGGCCCTGAGGGCCATCCCGGCGCGAACTACGTCCGGCGTCCGGACGGTCGCCGGCTGAAGGTGACCGAGAAGAACTGCGAACAGCTCGCCGAGAAGGTCGAGGCCGGCTGGGAGGTTAATCGCCACCTCATCGACGGCGACATCGTCATCTTCAATCGCCAGCCGTCGCTCCACCGGATGTCGATCATGGCCCACGAGGTCGTGGTCATGCCGTACAAGACGTTCCGGCTGAACACCGTCGTCTGTCCCCCGTACAACGCTGACTTCGACGGCGACGAGATGAACATGCACGCACTGCAAAACGAGGAGGCCCGCGCCGAAGCGCGCGTCCTCATGCGTGTGCAAGAACAGATGCTCTCCCCGCGGTTCGGTGAGAACATCATCGGGGCGATTCAGGACCACATCTCCGGGATGTACCTCCTCACCCACGACAACCCCCGATTCAACGAGACGCAGGCACTCGACCTGCTCCGTGCCACCCGGATCGACGAACTCCCCGAACCGAGCGGCATCGACGACGAGGGCACGCCGTTCTGGACCGGGTACGACGTCTTCTCCGAACTGCTTCCCGACGACCTCAACCTTGAGTTCACGGGGACCATCGGCGACGAGGTCATCGTCGAGGAGGGCCAACTGCTTCAGGGAACCATCGCCGAGGACGAGGTCGGTGAATTCGGCGGCGAGATTGTCGACACGATCACGAAGGTCTACGGCAACACTCGCGCCCGGATCTTCGTCAACGAGGTCTCGACGCTGGCAATGCGTGCCATCATGCACTTCGGGTTCTCGATCGGGATCGACGACGAGACCATCCCCGAGGAAGCGCAGGCCCGCATCGATGAGACGATCGACGACGCCAACGACCGCGTCGAAGAGCTCATCGAGGCCTACGACCGCGACGAACTCGAGAGCCTCCCCGGCCGAACCATCGACGAGACCCTCGAGATGAAGATCATGCAGACGCTCTCACGTGCGCGTGACAACGCGGGTAACATCGCCGACGAGCACTTCCAGGACGACAACCCTGCCGTCGTCATGGCCAACTCCGGTGCCCGTGGGTCGATGCTCAACCTGACCCAGATGGCCGGTGCGGTCGGCCAGCAGGCGGTTCGCGGTGAACGGATCAACCGCGGCTACGAGGACCGAACGCTCAGCCACTACGAGCCGAACGACCTCTCGGCGGAGGCACACGGCTTCGTCGAAAACTCCTACACGAGCGGCCTGACCCCGCGGGAATTCTTCTTCCACGCGATGGGTGGCCGCGAGGGCCTGGTCGACACGGCAGTCCGGACCTCCAAGTCCGGCTACCTGCAGCGTCGGCTGATCAACGCCCTCTCCGAACTCGAGACGCAGTACGACGGCACGGTCCGGGATACCTCGGACACGATCGTTCAGTTCGAGTTCGGCGAGGACGGGACCTCGCCAGTCAAGGTCTCCTCCGACGAGGATAACGACATCGACGTCGAGCACATCGCTAGCCGCGTGCTCGACTCCGAGTTCGACTCCGTGGAGGACCGCGAGGAGTTCCTCGGTTCCAAGCCGCGGCCGACGAACCTCTCCGAACACGCCGACGATCGACTGACCGAGGGTACGGAGGTGACCTCCGATGACTAA